A single window of Pieris rapae chromosome 4, ilPieRapa1.1, whole genome shotgun sequence DNA harbors:
- the LOC123689153 gene encoding uncharacterized protein LOC123689153 — MDAEDAPTISPDKSMPADECGESNEIDVEILGAMGTVEEELAVGPTIHTEIAQRWTPVLTKGLKKEDKASLLKNYVAFSNVPAMVPPKLNPELLHALTDPVKKRDVIIELRQKNISAALAAIGLGLHCFLTKGDKVEGIKNINDAARILCDVIYTETIGRRGLIQGVVNKQMKDSLQASPDELLFGNGLTERIKTTKAVQKSAQDLTRTNQSPRPCMKNQKALNSRAPPQHKPRNKENQFHVRGGKKMTQTPQVKKPGPLQRRYPTYNNHPGRK, encoded by the coding sequence ATGGATGCTGAAGATGCACCAACAATTTCTCCAGACAAATCTATGCCTGCAGATGAATGTGGTGAATCGAATGAGATTGATGTGGAGATTTTGGGGGCTATGGGGACCGTGGAAGAGGAATTAGCTGTTGGGCCTACCATCCATACTGAGATAGCTCAGAGGTGGACACCTGTCCTCACTAAAGGACTAAAGAAAGAAGACAAAGCATCGCTTCTTAAGAATTATGTCGCTTTTAGCAATGTGCCAGCTATGGTACCACCAAAACTTAACCCAGAGTTGCTACATGCCCTAACAGACCCAGTGAAGAAAAGGGATGTTATTATTGAATTGCGCCAAAAGAATATTTCTGCAGCATTAGCAGCTATTGGGTTAGGATTACACTGTTTTTTAACAAAAGGAGACAAGGTGGAaggtattaagaatataaatgatGCTGCAAGGATATTATGTGATGTCATTTATACTGAAACAATAGGCAGAAGAGGGTTGATCCAGGGTGTGGTGAACAAACAAATGAAAGACTCACTACAGGCGAGCCCAGATGAATTGCTTTTTGGCAATGGTCTGACAGAAAGAATAAAGACTACAAAGGCTGTACAGAAATCTGCTCAGGACTTGACAAGAACGAACCAATCACCTCGACCATGCATGAAAAACCAGAAGGCTTTAAACTCGCGGGCCCCTCCTCAACACAAACCCAGAAACAAGGAGAACCAATTTCATGTAAGAGGGGGGAAGAAGATGACCCAGACTCCACAAGTAAAGAAGCCAGGACCACTTCAGAGGCGCTACCCCACTTACAACAATCACCCAGGACGCAAATAA